Proteins co-encoded in one Caldalkalibacillus salinus genomic window:
- a CDS encoding DUF456 domain-containing protein, giving the protein MEILYWLIIVGFFLLSFIGLIFPIIPSVLVLWGGFLVYRFLISPDELSLFFWITMAVLTIFMFFVDFIASRHFVKKSGGSRRGEWAGILGIIIGAFIYPPFGLIIVPFIAVYAVELTQEKSSDEALKIALGTIAGFLSSTIAKAVIQLGMIGFFVVEVIF; this is encoded by the coding sequence CTGGCTTATAATTGTCGGCTTTTTCTTACTCAGCTTCATCGGTCTTATCTTTCCCATTATACCGTCCGTTTTGGTTCTATGGGGTGGCTTCCTTGTCTATCGTTTCTTGATATCTCCTGATGAACTGTCCCTGTTCTTCTGGATCACGATGGCTGTACTCACCATTTTTATGTTTTTTGTCGACTTTATTGCCAGCCGGCATTTCGTTAAGAAAAGTGGGGGAAGTAGACGGGGTGAATGGGCTGGTATACTAGGTATTATTATCGGTGCCTTTATTTATCCGCCATTCGGTTTAATTATCGTGCCCTTTATCGCTGTTTATGCTGTAGAACTCACCCAAGAGAAAAGTTCGGATGAAGCCTTAAAAATTGCTCTAGGGACAATCGCTGGCTTTCTTAGTAGCACCATAGCCAAAGCGGTCATTCAGCTGGGCATGATTGGCTTTTTTGTTGTAGAGGTCATCTTTTAG